From Desulfobulbaceae bacterium:
GTCAACCTTGTTCCCCGCTTCTTTGATGTAACTGAAGGGGGCATATTCATTGATGGCCACGACATTCGAGAGGTTACCATTCAATCATTGCGGGCTCAAATAGCCATGGTTTCACAACAGACTATTTTGTTCAATGACACAATCCGGAACAACATCGCCTATGGTGATCAGAACCGAAGTCTTGATGACATCAAAAAAGCGGCCAAGGCGGCCTACGCCCTCGACTTCATTAACGATTTCCCAAACGGCTTTGACACCTTGGTCGGGGAATCAGGGGCTCGCCTCTCTGGCGGTCAGCAGCAACGATTGTCCATCGCCCGCGCTATACTAAAAAACGCACCAATTCTGATCCTGGATGAAGCCACCTCAGCACTGGATACCGAATCTGAGCGAGAGGTGCAAAAGGCCCTGGAAAATTTAATGAAAGACCGGACAACGTTTGTGATTGCTCACCGACTTTCCACCGTTCGTAACGCCGATAGGATTATTGTGGTGCAAGATGGGAAAATTATTGAAGAGGGTACCCATGAGACATTATTTGCCAGAAGTGGCGTCTATACCACCCTCCATGATATGCAGTTTGCTGGGTGAAAGCATCCCCTTTATGCCCTGCAGTGCAAAACACAACCATGCCAGACATCTCTATCATTATCGTTAACTACAACACTGCAGATTACCTCTCTGCCTGCTTGACATCCATCCTGTCGCAAAGCGCCGGTATTCACCTTGAGATAGCAGTAGTTGACAACGCCTCCCAAGATGACAGCGTCTCCCTTGTCCGTAATCAATTCCAGCAGGTGCACCTCATTGCAAGCCGAGAAAACCTCGGTTTCTCCAAGGCCAACAACCTTGCCACCAATTTAACCAATGCCAAATACATCTACTACCTTAACCCAGACACCGAGGTTAAACCCAAATGTTTGGAGGCTGTATATGCTTTTATGGAAAATAGCCCTACTGTGGGTATGGCCGGAACCCGCATTACCTACCCAGATAATACTCCCCAAGGATCAGTTGAAACCAAGTATCCAGGTCAAAAACATTGTACAAATGAAGTAAAAGGACTGCCTGGCCACATAGCTTGGTTGCTAGGAGCCAGCCTAGTGGCGCGACGGGAAGTAATTGAACAGGTTGGAGGTTTTACCGAAGACTTTTTTCTATATGGTGAAGATATCGATCTCGGTCTAAAGATTCGACAAGCGGGATGGAAACTTGGGTTTATACCTGATGCGGAAATTGTACACTGGGAAGGTAAGAGTGAACGTAACACACTGCCAGTGGAACTTTTTCATAAGAAACTCATGGCCGAGGCACTATTTTACAAAAAACACTACCACAGAAAAACAATCACAAATATTTGCCAGGCAAATATTAAGCAAGCTCTTTGGCGAATTGCGACCCTTCACCTCGAAATGTTTCTATTTAAAGATCCGTGCTCCCTACAAAACAAACTTGATCGATACCGATTGTCCCTTGCCTTCTTTCGTAAACTAGCCATTGAGACTCAGCACTCTTAATTTATCATGCCTTCAGTTCAACAAAAAAGAAAGATAGCGGTGATCATCCCCAAATACGGACTTACCGGCGGGGCGGAACGTTTTGTCGCTAGTTTGACCGAACAGTTAACACTTAATCCAACCTATGCTATTCATGTCTTTGCCAATAAATGGATCAGTAACTCCGAAAAAATCACTTTCCATCACATTCCTGTTATCTTTTTCCCTCGATTCCTTACAACATTAAGCTTCGCTTGGTTTGTTGACCGAGCCCTACGGTTGGGGCAATACGATATCGTCCACACACATGACAGAATCCTCTATGCCGACCTGTTCACCATGCACGGCGTCCCCCATCGTTTCTGGATTCACACCATACGCGGCAAGCGGATGAGTTTTTACGACAAAATAACAGCATGGGTGGAGAAAAAACTGGTAACAGATCCTACCTGCAAATTTTTGCTTCCCGTTTCCACCTTGGCTCAAGAACAGTATCAGCAGGAATTCCCTGAAACAAGAGACAGACTGAGGGTAGTACATCCTGGAATCGACTTAATGCGGTTTACACAATCCCACCAAGAGGTCACCCGATCCCGCATTAGGGGACAATTCAACATAGAACCATCAGCTTTTGTGATTCTGTTTGTTGGCATGAATTTCGAACTTAAGGGCTTAGATCCACTGATCTCTGCTGTGGCCGAGGTAATCAGAAAAAAACCTGCCCACGCTCAGCAGATCAAGCTTCTTGTGGTAGGCAAAGGCAACCAAGATCGCTACCGAAAGATCGCAGAAAATCACGGTATACAGAATACCGTGATTTTCGCTGGGGTGCAAAATGAAGGGATTGAACAATTCTATGCCGCC
This genomic window contains:
- a CDS encoding glycosyltransferase family 4 protein — translated: MPSVQQKRKIAVIIPKYGLTGGAERFVASLTEQLTLNPTYAIHVFANKWISNSEKITFHHIPVIFFPRFLTTLSFAWFVDRALRLGQYDIVHTHDRILYADLFTMHGVPHRFWIHTIRGKRMSFYDKITAWVEKKLVTDPTCKFLLPVSTLAQEQYQQEFPETRDRLRVVHPGIDLMRFTQSHQEVTRSRIRGQFNIEPSAFVILFVGMNFELKGLDPLISAVAEVIRKKPAHAQQIKLLVVGKGNQDRYRKIAENHGIQNTVIFAGVQNEGIEQFYAAADIYALLSGFDTFGMTVLEAMASQLPVIISHTVGAKDLVTEGVNGYVVEKNNITDISDRIIALLNPEQRLKMGQAARRVAKRRSWTNMAMELTEIYESILSTR
- a CDS encoding glycosyltransferase family 2 protein encodes the protein MKASPLCPAVQNTTMPDISIIIVNYNTADYLSACLTSILSQSAGIHLEIAVVDNASQDDSVSLVRNQFQQVHLIASRENLGFSKANNLATNLTNAKYIYYLNPDTEVKPKCLEAVYAFMENSPTVGMAGTRITYPDNTPQGSVETKYPGQKHCTNEVKGLPGHIAWLLGASLVARREVIEQVGGFTEDFFLYGEDIDLGLKIRQAGWKLGFIPDAEIVHWEGKSERNTLPVELFHKKLMAEALFYKKHYHRKTITNICQANIKQALWRIATLHLEMFLFKDPCSLQNKLDRYRLSLAFFRKLAIETQHS